A window of Tautonia plasticadhaerens contains these coding sequences:
- the pdxA gene encoding 4-hydroxythreonine-4-phosphate dehydrogenase PdxA, whose protein sequence is MSDGLPLVALTMGDVAGVGPEVIARAWPDSPLRDLARPVVVGSAGVLGRAVSACGIDAEVRVIGRPEEAEPTDRVIPCLEATGVDASAVPPGVVDGRAGRAAYDFLVAAIDLAMAGRVDAICTLPLNKESLNAGGVPFPGHTEILADRCGVPRHAMMLYLPPPIDGPGGLGVVHATLHVALRRVFDLLTVDLVAGKIALAAEAMRPLLGGRTPRVAVAGLNPHAGEHGLFGDEEQTIIAPAIERARLDGAVVEGPIAADTLFSRALAGEFDAVVAMYHDQGHVALKTIGFDHAVNVTLGLPIVRTSVAHGTAFDIAWRGKAPRTDSLIAAVRVAARLSGAKARGPVSVG, encoded by the coding sequence GTGTCGGATGGGTTGCCCCTGGTGGCGTTGACGATGGGGGACGTGGCCGGGGTCGGCCCCGAGGTGATTGCCCGGGCCTGGCCCGACTCCCCCCTGAGGGACCTGGCCCGGCCGGTGGTGGTCGGCAGCGCCGGGGTGCTGGGCCGTGCCGTCTCGGCCTGCGGGATCGACGCCGAGGTCCGGGTGATCGGCCGTCCCGAGGAGGCCGAGCCGACGGACCGGGTCATCCCCTGCCTGGAGGCGACCGGGGTCGACGCCTCGGCCGTGCCCCCGGGGGTCGTCGACGGCCGGGCGGGCCGGGCGGCGTATGACTTCCTCGTCGCCGCGATCGACCTGGCGATGGCCGGGAGGGTCGACGCGATCTGCACGCTCCCGCTGAACAAGGAGTCCCTGAACGCCGGGGGCGTCCCGTTCCCGGGGCACACGGAGATCCTGGCCGATCGCTGCGGGGTGCCCCGGCATGCCATGATGCTGTACCTGCCGCCCCCGATCGACGGCCCGGGGGGGCTGGGGGTGGTGCACGCGACGCTCCACGTCGCGCTCCGGCGGGTGTTCGACCTGCTGACGGTCGACCTCGTCGCCGGGAAGATCGCGCTGGCCGCCGAGGCGATGCGGCCGTTGCTGGGGGGGAGGACGCCCCGGGTCGCGGTGGCCGGCTTGAACCCGCACGCCGGCGAGCACGGCCTGTTCGGGGACGAGGAGCAGACGATCATCGCCCCGGCGATCGAGCGGGCCAGGCTCGACGGGGCGGTCGTCGAGGGGCCGATCGCGGCCGACACGCTATTCTCCAGGGCGCTGGCCGGCGAGTTCGACGCGGTGGTCGCCATGTACCACGACCAGGGGCACGTCGCGCTGAAGACGATCGGCTTTGACCACGCCGTGAACGTGACGCTCGGGCTGCCGATCGTCCGGACGAGCGTGGCGCACGGCACCGCCTTCGACATCGCCTGGCGGGGCAAGGCCCCCCGCACCGACAGCCTGATCGCCGCCGTCCGGGTGGCCGCGAGGCTCTCGGGGGCGAAGGCCCGGGGACCGGTCAGCGTCGGATGA
- a CDS encoding Uma2 family endonuclease, which produces MATEAKPKLITAEQFMAMDLGEGMHELVRGEIVEVTPPGGWHGFVSANATFVLAKFGRDTGHGYPLSNDTAVLTGRDPDSVRGGDVLYYSNARWPRGQAGPGIPPLAPDLVVEVYSPSDRPGKMWEKIAEYFNAGIPMVWVLYPDRRALRIERADDPVPIVLADRDAVEGLPELPGFRCLVAEFFD; this is translated from the coding sequence ATGGCGACCGAGGCGAAGCCGAAGCTCATCACCGCCGAGCAGTTCATGGCGATGGACCTCGGCGAGGGGATGCACGAACTGGTCCGAGGGGAGATCGTCGAGGTGACCCCTCCTGGCGGCTGGCATGGATTCGTGTCTGCGAATGCGACCTTCGTCCTGGCGAAGTTCGGCCGGGACACCGGACACGGCTATCCGTTGAGCAACGACACCGCCGTCCTCACCGGGAGGGATCCCGACTCGGTCCGGGGCGGCGACGTGCTCTACTACAGCAACGCCCGGTGGCCCCGGGGGCAGGCCGGGCCCGGCATCCCGCCGCTCGCCCCGGATCTCGTCGTCGAGGTCTATTCCCCGAGCGACCGCCCCGGCAAGATGTGGGAGAAGATCGCGGAGTACTTCAACGCCGGGATCCCGATGGTCTGGGTCCTGTACCCGGATCGGCGGGCCCTGCGGATCGAGCGGGCCGACGACCCCGTGCCGATTGTCCTCGCCGATCGGGACGCGGTGGAGGGCCTCCCCGAGCTCCCCGGCTTCCGCTGCCTTGTCGCCGAGTTCTTCGACTGA
- a CDS encoding TIGR03960 family B12-binding radical SAM protein produces MLNTALKDRVTSRILPNVQMPAQYLGGELHSVRKDHREARGSVCIAFPDTYAMGMSHHGLQVLYGIMNASGWACERAFTPLPDFEAALRSHEVPLYGLETFTPLHEFDVLGFTLQYEISYSNILTMLDLGGIPLHAEDRGPDDTLVIAGGPGGQNPEVIAPFIDLFVLGDGEPSLPFVCEQWKAMQGNGMSRDDKLAAIASRVDWAYVPRFYEPIYNEDGVQVDTARTRDDVPDSIRQCVEADLDASPLPTSPVVPFVQTAHDRIAIEIMRGCPWQCRFCQSTTLKRPLRYRTVDTIVDAALETYRNTGYDEISLLSLSTSDYPKFEELVTRMSEVFTPLGVKISLPSLRITEMLKKIPALLQEGRRSGLTLAPEVARDDMREQIRKPVKNQDLYDGCREAFRRGWRKVKLYFMCGLPGERPVDLDGIVEMAEIISRIGKEETGRYTEVTASVSNFVPKSATPYQWNGMQRREYFEWAHRYLKSKVSMRSVRIKCHDIDTSMLEGVLTRGDRRLAPALEEAWRRGARLDAWREHFRPDLWWQAFADLGIDLDFYVHRQRGVDEVLPWDLIRIKKGREYLAKEQGRSVLQLDAMAGAV; encoded by the coding sequence ATGCTGAACACGGCCCTGAAAGACCGCGTCACCTCCCGGATCCTGCCCAACGTCCAGATGCCCGCCCAGTACCTGGGGGGCGAGCTGCACAGCGTCCGCAAGGACCACCGGGAGGCCCGGGGCTCCGTCTGCATCGCCTTCCCCGACACCTACGCGATGGGGATGAGCCACCACGGGCTCCAGGTCCTCTACGGCATCATGAACGCCTCCGGCTGGGCCTGCGAGCGCGCCTTCACGCCCTTGCCCGACTTCGAGGCCGCCCTCCGATCGCACGAGGTCCCCCTCTACGGCCTGGAGACCTTCACGCCGCTGCACGAGTTCGACGTGCTCGGCTTCACGCTCCAGTACGAGATCAGCTACTCGAACATCCTCACCATGCTCGACCTCGGCGGCATCCCCCTGCACGCCGAGGACCGGGGCCCGGACGACACCCTGGTCATCGCCGGCGGCCCAGGCGGCCAGAACCCCGAGGTCATCGCCCCGTTCATCGACCTGTTCGTGCTCGGCGACGGCGAGCCGAGCCTGCCGTTCGTCTGCGAGCAATGGAAGGCGATGCAGGGCAATGGCATGAGCCGGGACGACAAGCTCGCCGCGATCGCCTCCCGGGTCGACTGGGCCTACGTCCCCCGCTTCTACGAGCCGATCTACAACGAGGACGGCGTCCAGGTCGACACCGCCCGCACCCGGGACGACGTGCCCGACTCGATCAGGCAGTGCGTCGAGGCCGACCTCGACGCCTCCCCGCTGCCGACCTCCCCGGTCGTCCCCTTCGTCCAGACGGCCCACGACCGGATCGCCATCGAGATCATGCGCGGCTGCCCCTGGCAGTGCCGCTTCTGCCAGAGCACCACCCTCAAGCGCCCCCTGCGATACCGCACCGTCGACACGATCGTCGACGCCGCACTCGAGACCTACCGGAACACCGGCTACGACGAGATCAGCCTGCTCTCGCTCTCGACCAGCGACTACCCCAAGTTCGAGGAGCTGGTGACCCGGATGAGCGAGGTCTTCACGCCGCTCGGCGTGAAGATCTCCCTGCCCAGCCTGCGGATCACCGAGATGCTCAAGAAGATCCCGGCGCTCTTGCAGGAAGGCCGCCGCAGCGGCCTGACGCTGGCCCCCGAGGTCGCCCGGGACGACATGCGCGAGCAGATCCGCAAGCCCGTCAAGAACCAGGACCTCTACGACGGCTGCCGGGAGGCCTTCCGGCGCGGCTGGCGCAAGGTCAAGCTCTACTTCATGTGCGGCCTCCCCGGCGAGCGTCCGGTCGACCTCGACGGCATCGTCGAGATGGCCGAGATCATCTCCCGGATCGGCAAGGAGGAGACCGGCCGCTACACCGAGGTCACCGCCAGCGTCTCCAACTTCGTCCCCAAGTCGGCCACGCCTTACCAGTGGAACGGCATGCAGCGGCGCGAGTACTTCGAGTGGGCACACCGCTACTTGAAGTCGAAGGTGTCGATGCGATCGGTCCGGATCAAGTGCCACGACATCGACACGAGCATGCTCGAAGGCGTCCTCACCCGGGGGGACCGCCGCCTCGCCCCCGCCCTGGAGGAGGCCTGGCGCCGGGGCGCCCGGCTCGACGCCTGGCGGGAGCACTTCCGGCCCGACCTCTGGTGGCAGGCCTTCGCCGACCTCGGCATCGACCTGGACTTCTACGTCCACCGCCAACGGGGGGTCGACGAGGTCCTCCCCTGGGACCTGATCCGGATCAAGAAGGGCCGGGAGTACCTGGCCAAGGAGCAGGGCCGCTCCGTCCTCCAGCTCGACGCCATGGCCGGCGCCGTCTGA
- the mutL gene encoding DNA mismatch repair endonuclease MutL — protein MGQIRELPPSVVNQIAAGEVVERPASVVKELLENAIDAGSTRVELSVERGGRDLVRVADDGSGIAREDLPLAFRPHATSKLVGAEDLHSIRTLGFRGEALAAIAEISRVRCQTRTADSEVGSEIRIEGGEASEIKDCGCPVGTSFEIRNLFFNTPVRRTFLKSDTTEAGHVAEMFTRIALAHPTIHLTYRSAGKTLYDLPPVTGLKERVAVFFGRELAEALLWVESEVDDVHLWGYVAHPSQSRSSAKGQYLFVGGRYVKDRSLAHALAEAYRGLLMVGRIPVAFLHLELPPEEVDVNVHPTKVEVRFRDSQRIYGQLLRTVRQTFLTSDLHGRLQAPPARPEVTPPGPSDAARPGSPGASGSSDFALRPGVPDRQTVASWFPPSGSSSTPPDLGPLPVREEPDWARALPPRPEPGAAPPPAFDEFGGETSDPSGPPSPPSASASASAGPVAGASAAARPVEELASLPPRAIQVHDSYLIAETEDGMVVIDQHALHERILFEEFRGRVERGGVESQRLLVPEPVELGADEAAEVLERREVLARLGLEVEPFGGGTVLVGSVPAMLGPVSPTRLLRDLAEQLVGRAVPPSADAVLNDVLSLMACKAAVKAGQRLSADEVTALLSRRHLVTDHHHCPHGRPTALVFTKEELEKQFGRV, from the coding sequence ATGGGACAGATCCGAGAGCTGCCTCCGTCGGTCGTCAACCAGATCGCCGCGGGCGAGGTGGTGGAGCGTCCGGCCAGCGTGGTCAAGGAGCTGCTGGAGAACGCGATCGACGCCGGGTCGACCCGGGTGGAGCTGTCCGTCGAGCGGGGGGGCCGGGATCTGGTCCGGGTGGCCGACGACGGCTCCGGGATCGCGCGGGAGGACCTCCCCCTGGCCTTCCGCCCCCACGCCACCAGCAAGCTGGTCGGGGCCGAGGACCTGCACTCGATCCGGACCCTGGGCTTCCGGGGGGAGGCGCTGGCCGCCATCGCCGAGATCTCCCGGGTCCGGTGCCAGACCCGGACGGCGGACTCGGAGGTCGGCTCGGAGATCCGCATCGAGGGGGGGGAGGCGTCGGAGATCAAGGACTGCGGCTGCCCGGTCGGCACGAGCTTCGAGATCCGCAACCTCTTCTTCAATACCCCGGTCCGCCGGACCTTCCTCAAGAGCGACACGACCGAGGCCGGCCACGTGGCCGAGATGTTCACCCGGATCGCCCTGGCCCACCCGACGATCCACCTGACGTACCGGTCGGCGGGGAAGACCCTCTACGACCTGCCCCCCGTCACCGGCCTGAAGGAGCGGGTGGCCGTCTTCTTCGGCCGGGAGCTGGCCGAGGCCCTGCTCTGGGTCGAGAGCGAGGTGGACGACGTGCACCTCTGGGGGTACGTGGCCCACCCCTCCCAGAGCCGGTCGAGCGCCAAGGGCCAGTACCTGTTCGTCGGCGGCCGGTACGTGAAGGACCGCTCCCTGGCCCACGCCCTGGCCGAGGCCTACCGGGGCCTGCTGATGGTCGGCCGGATCCCGGTGGCCTTCCTCCACCTGGAGCTGCCCCCCGAGGAGGTGGACGTGAACGTCCACCCGACCAAGGTCGAGGTCCGCTTCCGGGACTCCCAGCGGATCTACGGCCAGCTGCTGCGGACCGTCCGCCAGACCTTCCTGACCAGCGACCTGCACGGCCGGCTCCAGGCCCCCCCGGCCCGGCCCGAGGTGACGCCGCCGGGGCCCTCGGATGCGGCCCGGCCGGGCTCCCCGGGGGCCTCGGGGTCGTCCGACTTCGCCCTCCGCCCCGGCGTCCCCGACCGCCAGACGGTCGCCTCGTGGTTCCCCCCGTCGGGGTCGTCCTCGACGCCCCCGGACCTCGGCCCCCTGCCCGTCCGGGAGGAACCCGACTGGGCCCGGGCACTCCCCCCCCGTCCCGAGCCGGGCGCGGCCCCGCCCCCGGCCTTCGACGAGTTCGGCGGGGAGACCTCGGATCCTTCGGGACCTCCGTCCCCACCCTCGGCCTCGGCCTCGGCCTCGGCCGGTCCCGTCGCCGGGGCCTCGGCGGCGGCCCGGCCGGTCGAGGAGCTGGCGTCGCTGCCGCCCCGGGCGATCCAGGTCCACGACAGCTACCTGATCGCCGAGACCGAGGACGGCATGGTGGTGATCGACCAGCACGCCCTGCACGAGCGGATCCTCTTCGAGGAGTTCCGGGGGCGGGTCGAGCGCGGGGGGGTGGAGTCCCAGCGGCTGCTGGTCCCCGAGCCGGTCGAGCTGGGGGCCGACGAGGCGGCCGAGGTCCTGGAGCGCCGGGAGGTCCTGGCCCGGCTCGGCCTGGAGGTGGAGCCCTTCGGCGGCGGGACGGTGCTGGTGGGGAGCGTGCCGGCGATGCTCGGCCCGGTCTCGCCGACCCGGCTGCTCCGGGACCTGGCCGAGCAGCTCGTCGGCCGCGCCGTGCCCCCCTCGGCCGACGCCGTGCTCAACGACGTGCTCAGCCTGATGGCCTGCAAGGCCGCGGTGAAGGCGGGGCAGCGGCTCTCGGCCGACGAGGTCACCGCCCTGCTCTCCCGACGCCACCTTGTGACCGACCACCACCACTGCCCACACGGCCGCCCCACCGCCCTCGTCTTCACCAAGGAGGAGCTGGAGAAGCAGTTCGGCCGGGTCTGA
- a CDS encoding DUF2254 domain-containing protein produces MEMLKNLPIRIWDALRSSLWFVPALIVSAMVVLAVVLVYANGTVDEEVLGRFPRLFGAGAEGSRGLLTAVASSMISVAGVTFSITIVVLSLASNQYSPRILRNFLRDRFNQSVLGIFLGIYAYCLIVVRTIRADGDPFVPSLAVLGGVVLALFGVGVLIAFIHHIIASIQAGQIISEAASETLGAIDHLFPEPIGDPFPEGEDPGLSRFLGQTAWLPIPARRSGYVCRVDGEALLGLAERVGAVARVEYAPGDFCVEGMPLVSLAFVPEARAPLSEAENRRELFRRLEDGPRGDEAKVDLVAGKVDALYILGKNRTVGQDVGFGIQQVVDVALKALSPGINETTTAISCIHYLAVILSRLASRKVGTRGRASDGKLRVIAERPSFEGLLDQAFDEIRRNAEGNVSVLDELLVALGTIGTFSRDADRRRALRRHVVEIAAVADRSVAAPSDRGGLEARIRRALVALGDPDGGDWSMGGEPPRHAQDQGAGALAGRG; encoded by the coding sequence ATGGAGATGCTCAAGAACCTGCCGATCCGGATCTGGGACGCCCTGCGGTCGAGCCTCTGGTTCGTCCCGGCGCTGATCGTCTCGGCGATGGTCGTGCTCGCGGTCGTGCTGGTGTATGCCAACGGGACGGTGGACGAGGAGGTGCTCGGCCGCTTCCCCCGGCTCTTCGGGGCCGGGGCGGAGGGGTCCCGGGGGCTGCTCACGGCGGTCGCCTCGTCGATGATCTCGGTGGCCGGCGTGACCTTCTCGATCACGATCGTCGTGCTGTCGCTGGCCTCGAACCAGTATTCGCCCCGGATCCTCCGGAACTTCCTGAGGGACCGCTTCAATCAGTCCGTCCTGGGCATCTTCCTCGGGATCTACGCCTATTGCCTGATCGTGGTCCGGACGATCCGGGCCGACGGCGACCCGTTCGTCCCTTCCCTGGCAGTCCTCGGGGGGGTGGTGCTGGCGTTGTTCGGCGTGGGGGTGTTGATCGCGTTCATCCACCACATCATCGCCTCGATCCAGGCCGGGCAGATCATCTCCGAGGCCGCCTCGGAGACCCTGGGGGCGATCGACCACCTGTTCCCGGAGCCGATCGGCGACCCGTTCCCCGAGGGGGAAGACCCGGGGCTGAGCCGGTTCCTCGGCCAGACGGCCTGGCTGCCGATCCCGGCCCGGCGTTCGGGATACGTCTGCCGAGTCGACGGCGAGGCCCTGCTCGGGCTGGCCGAGCGGGTCGGGGCGGTCGCCCGGGTGGAGTACGCCCCGGGGGACTTCTGCGTCGAGGGCATGCCGCTGGTCTCGCTCGCCTTCGTGCCCGAGGCCCGCGCCCCCCTGTCCGAGGCGGAGAACCGCCGGGAGCTGTTCCGGCGCCTGGAAGACGGGCCCCGGGGCGACGAGGCGAAGGTCGACCTGGTCGCCGGGAAGGTCGACGCCCTGTACATCCTGGGGAAGAATCGGACGGTCGGCCAGGACGTCGGGTTCGGCATCCAGCAGGTCGTCGACGTGGCCCTGAAGGCCCTCTCGCCGGGGATCAACGAGACGACGACGGCGATCTCCTGCATCCACTACCTGGCGGTCATCCTGTCCCGGCTGGCCTCCCGGAAGGTCGGCACCCGGGGGCGGGCGAGCGACGGCAAGCTGCGGGTGATCGCCGAGCGGCCCTCCTTCGAGGGCCTCCTGGATCAGGCGTTCGACGAGATCCGCCGCAACGCCGAGGGCAACGTCTCGGTCCTCGACGAGCTGCTCGTCGCCCTGGGGACGATCGGCACCTTCTCCCGGGACGCCGACCGCCGTCGGGCCCTCCGGCGGCACGTCGTCGAGATCGCGGCCGTGGCCGATCGGAGCGTGGCGGCCCCGTCCGACCGAGGGGGGCTGGAGGCCCGAATTCGTCGGGCCCTCGTCGCGCTCGGGGACCCGGACGGCGGGGACTGGTCGATGGGAGGGGAGCCTCCCCGGCACGCCCAGGACCAGGGCGCCGGCGCCCTCGCCGGGCGAGGCTGA
- a CDS encoding YfhO family protein, producing the protein MATEPTDADRTPDTTSAPGWSPSPRPRGLGDVLALLAWTGAIVAFFWDVVSMRAALFYFDVTEINLPYRDFFADELKAGRFSRWFPGVYCGMPLYSESQAGYLHPLKYLLYPWMETWRAFGLDTVGSIWLTGLGTYGWLRRHVGPIGALTGASLFALSGFMWAHLIHTSMINALASVPLAFWALECAWDGGRLRGVALGALALACQIFAGHLQDFLLSSMAIGVYGLYRASIERGARGRLTVLTLAAAIPVLGSVLSAVQWIPSKELLDRSPRAEGLTWDGLTYGSWSPELLPTLVLREAYGTRARDTDWMDGFYPYHEMNTYMGVIGLALAVVGMSGRRDRWGAFWPILATVGGLLMLGRFTFLMDHAHEIPVLGSSRIPVRFHLWVSLAVAALAAIGADRLARPGEVRLRWAALAVAALVLASIPIMLVVYAPAFRVPDPWPKPYHQDRYRWLGRELAEAGARTAGLTILGLGLAIAAARRSGRGRTIAAAGLPLVVIAELLGAHWNDVVTIDPAYWTDPPASAVRIKADPDHGRVVGVARFSAGEPGYASFPIDFMAVRDTLAWSLPPAYGLDSVMGETPMIPRRWKRFMDATSGSLTQASVASASHVLYGSPGGIPDWPPPEQLGTAFVFTNPSPSPRARLMGRPAYATGEDEAVALLGRLGPEILRRVVVEDPDRPLPADAEAGGRAEVVADLPERVAVRTRSDGPSYLVLADTFDPGWSATVDGEPAPIRPAFVNFRAVYLTAGDHEVVFRYRPAGFGLGLAISGTGAVMALGMLVSRKRVARLGGEHGPVGWPGWWPWVAAVLASAIVAASTVSLGPEGVRPHPRWSIGLHGFTWGAGIEAMQREPIVDRP; encoded by the coding sequence GTGGCGACCGAACCGACCGACGCCGATCGGACTCCCGACACGACATCCGCCCCCGGTTGGTCGCCGAGCCCCCGGCCCCGGGGCCTCGGCGACGTGCTCGCCCTGCTCGCCTGGACCGGGGCGATCGTCGCCTTCTTCTGGGACGTCGTCTCGATGCGGGCGGCCTTGTTCTACTTCGACGTGACTGAGATCAACCTCCCCTACCGGGACTTCTTCGCCGACGAGCTGAAGGCCGGGCGGTTCTCCCGGTGGTTCCCCGGGGTCTACTGCGGGATGCCGCTCTACAGCGAGAGCCAGGCCGGATATCTCCACCCGTTGAAGTACCTGCTCTACCCCTGGATGGAGACCTGGCGGGCGTTCGGGCTGGACACGGTCGGCTCGATCTGGCTGACGGGCCTGGGAACTTATGGGTGGCTCCGGCGGCACGTCGGGCCGATCGGGGCCCTGACCGGGGCCTCGCTCTTCGCGCTGAGCGGGTTCATGTGGGCACACCTGATCCACACGAGCATGATCAACGCGCTGGCGAGCGTCCCGCTGGCGTTCTGGGCCCTCGAATGCGCCTGGGACGGCGGCCGGCTCCGGGGGGTGGCGCTGGGGGCCCTGGCCCTGGCCTGCCAGATCTTCGCCGGTCACCTGCAGGACTTCCTGCTGTCGAGCATGGCGATCGGCGTCTACGGGCTGTACCGGGCGTCGATCGAGCGCGGGGCGCGGGGCCGCCTGACGGTCCTGACCCTGGCGGCGGCGATCCCGGTGCTCGGGTCGGTGCTCTCCGCCGTGCAATGGATCCCGTCCAAGGAGCTGCTCGACCGCTCCCCCCGGGCCGAGGGCCTGACCTGGGACGGGCTCACCTACGGCTCCTGGAGCCCGGAGCTGCTGCCGACCCTGGTGCTCCGGGAGGCCTACGGCACCCGGGCCAGGGACACGGACTGGATGGACGGGTTCTACCCGTACCACGAAATGAACACGTACATGGGCGTCATCGGCCTGGCCCTGGCGGTGGTGGGGATGTCGGGGCGTCGGGACCGCTGGGGCGCCTTCTGGCCGATCCTGGCGACGGTCGGCGGGCTGTTGATGCTCGGCCGGTTCACCTTCCTGATGGACCACGCCCACGAGATCCCGGTCCTGGGGAGTTCCCGGATCCCGGTGCGGTTCCACCTCTGGGTGTCGCTCGCCGTGGCGGCCCTCGCGGCGATCGGGGCCGATCGCCTGGCGAGGCCGGGGGAGGTCCGCCTCCGATGGGCGGCGCTGGCCGTGGCGGCCCTCGTCCTGGCCTCGATCCCGATCATGCTCGTGGTCTATGCCCCCGCCTTCCGGGTCCCCGACCCCTGGCCGAAGCCCTACCACCAGGACCGATACCGCTGGCTCGGTCGGGAACTCGCGGAGGCCGGTGCCCGGACGGCCGGCCTGACGATCCTCGGCCTTGGACTCGCGATCGCCGCCGCCCGGCGGTCCGGACGGGGCCGGACGATCGCCGCGGCGGGCCTCCCGCTGGTGGTGATCGCCGAACTGCTCGGGGCGCATTGGAATGACGTGGTGACGATCGACCCCGCCTACTGGACCGACCCGCCCGCCAGCGCCGTGCGGATCAAGGCCGACCCGGACCACGGGAGGGTCGTCGGCGTCGCCCGGTTCTCGGCCGGGGAGCCGGGCTACGCCTCGTTCCCGATCGACTTCATGGCCGTCCGCGACACCCTGGCCTGGAGCCTGCCGCCGGCCTACGGGCTGGACTCGGTGATGGGGGAGACCCCCATGATCCCCCGGCGCTGGAAGCGGTTCATGGACGCGACCTCCGGCAGCCTGACGCAGGCGAGCGTGGCCTCGGCGTCCCACGTCCTCTACGGCTCCCCCGGCGGGATCCCCGACTGGCCCCCGCCGGAGCAATTGGGGACGGCCTTCGTCTTCACCAACCCTTCGCCCTCGCCCCGGGCCCGGCTGATGGGCCGCCCGGCCTACGCGACCGGGGAGGACGAGGCGGTCGCGCTGCTGGGGCGACTCGGCCCGGAGATCCTCCGCCGGGTCGTGGTCGAGGATCCCGATCGGCCGCTTCCGGCCGACGCCGAGGCGGGCGGCCGGGCTGAGGTCGTCGCCGACCTCCCCGAGCGGGTGGCGGTGCGGACCCGGTCGGACGGGCCCTCGTACCTCGTCCTGGCCGACACCTTCGACCCCGGCTGGTCGGCGACGGTCGACGGCGAGCCGGCGCCGATCCGGCCGGCCTTCGTGAACTTCCGGGCGGTCTACCTGACGGCGGGGGACCATGAGGTCGTCTTCCGGTACCGGCCGGCCGGCTTCGGGCTCGGCCTGGCGATCTCGGGGACGGGCGCCGTCATGGCGTTGGGGATGCTCGTCTCTCGGAAGCGAGTCGCCCGGCTCGGGGGGGAGCACGGGCCGGTCGGCTGGCCGGGCTGGTGGCCGTGGGTGGCGGCGGTGTTGGCGTCGGCGATCGTGGCGGCCTCGACGGTGTCCCTCGGCCCCGAGGGGGTGAGGCCGCACCCGAGGTGGTCGATCGGCCTGCACGGGTTCACCTGGGGGGCCGGGATCGAGGCCATGCAGCGGGAGCCGATCGTCGACCGACCCTGA
- the aroE gene encoding shikimate dehydrogenase: MICVTLGRGRHRTLLEEWSQAADAGAELVELRMDCLRSEINLKRLLSERHTPLVFTVRRGADGGLWRGTEEKRLLLIREAIVSEVDYVDLELDIAKSIPRFGHTKRIVSYHNFRETPADLDTIFDQARGAGPDVVKVATLARSIGDAARLMEAAARSSESVPTVGIAMGPLGVFTRILNRKYGAPFTYAGFNPERVFAPGMLGFDELWRDYGYNRINKDTEVYAVLGDPVAHSLSPAVHNAAFRKLGMNKVYVPLLIPGGTLKASLEALSWLDLKGLSVTIPHKEAIIPLLKQVDGAVERLKACNTVVIKDGVWTGHNTDYHAAMGVLEEAFGGSTRDEVSVLMDKQVVILGAGGVARTIAYGLSRRGAGVALVNRDDERAARVASEVGCRYTSWAARASTPCDILINGTPVGMHPNLDDSPVPPAAFRAGMLVFDTIYHPENTMFLKLARERECRTVTGVDMFVRQAALQFKLFTGKDAPVEVMRDAVSRELGVTRD, from the coding sequence ATGATCTGCGTCACCCTCGGCCGAGGCCGGCACCGCACGCTGCTGGAAGAGTGGAGCCAGGCCGCCGACGCCGGCGCCGAGCTGGTCGAGCTGCGGATGGACTGCCTCCGCAGCGAGATCAACCTCAAGCGCCTGCTCTCCGAGCGGCACACCCCGCTGGTCTTCACCGTCCGGCGGGGGGCCGACGGCGGCCTCTGGAGGGGCACCGAGGAGAAGCGGCTGCTGCTGATCCGGGAGGCGATCGTCTCCGAGGTCGACTACGTGGACCTGGAGCTGGACATCGCCAAATCGATCCCCCGCTTCGGCCACACCAAGCGGATCGTCAGCTACCACAACTTCCGGGAGACCCCCGCCGACCTCGACACCATCTTCGACCAGGCCCGGGGCGCCGGCCCCGACGTGGTGAAGGTGGCCACCCTGGCCAGGTCGATCGGCGACGCCGCCCGGCTCATGGAGGCGGCGGCCCGGTCGTCGGAGTCGGTGCCGACGGTCGGCATCGCCATGGGACCGCTGGGGGTCTTCACCCGGATCCTCAACCGCAAGTACGGGGCGCCCTTCACCTACGCCGGGTTCAACCCCGAGCGCGTCTTCGCCCCCGGCATGCTCGGCTTCGACGAGCTCTGGCGCGACTACGGCTACAACCGGATCAACAAGGACACCGAGGTCTACGCCGTCCTGGGCGACCCCGTCGCCCACAGCCTCAGCCCGGCGGTGCACAACGCCGCCTTCCGCAAGCTCGGCATGAACAAGGTGTACGTGCCGCTGCTGATCCCGGGGGGCACGCTCAAGGCGTCGCTGGAGGCGCTCTCCTGGCTCGACCTGAAGGGCCTGAGCGTCACGATCCCGCACAAGGAGGCGATCATCCCCCTGCTGAAGCAGGTCGACGGCGCCGTCGAGCGGCTGAAGGCCTGCAACACCGTGGTCATCAAGGACGGCGTCTGGACCGGCCACAACACCGACTACCACGCCGCGATGGGCGTCCTGGAGGAGGCCTTCGGCGGCTCGACCCGGGACGAGGTCAGCGTGCTGATGGACAAGCAGGTGGTCATCCTCGGCGCCGGGGGGGTGGCCCGGACGATCGCCTACGGCCTGAGCCGCCGGGGGGCCGGCGTCGCCCTGGTCAACCGGGACGACGAGCGGGCCGCCCGGGTCGCCTCCGAGGTCGGGTGCCGATACACGTCCTGGGCCGCCCGGGCCAGCACCCCCTGCGACATCCTGATCAACGGCACCCCCGTGGGCATGCACCCGAACCTGGACGACTCCCCCGTCCCCCCCGCCGCCTTCCGCGCCGGGATGCTCGTCTTCGACACCATCTACCACCCCGAGAACACGATGTTCCTGAAACTCGCCCGGGAGCGCGAGTGCCGGACGGTCACCGGCGTCGACATGTTCGTCCGCCAGGCCGCCCTCCAGTTCAAGCTCTTCACCGGCAAGGACGCCCCGGTCGAGGTGATGCGGGACGCCGTCTCCCGGGAGCTGGGGGTGACCCGGGACTAG